In Mycolicibacterium alvei, a single window of DNA contains:
- a CDS encoding helix-turn-helix domain-containing protein, translated as MATFCILEWRICIDFVQCTIVQLMVQGGAILMTPEQTVKLINLLKNTREKLNLSVNEVARRADVDPGTVWRIEQGMIAKPRMESLVAIARVLDINTADLFTTVGWLNADELPSLSTYLRAKFGDLSDAAITDIKHYVHRTQYVYSLADSHSHTASAAARLSGNRTNRRSPDSPPSRPSKEK; from the coding sequence ATGGCCACATTTTGCATTCTAGAATGGCGCATTTGTATTGATTTTGTTCAATGCACCATTGTACAATTAATGGTACAAGGGGGCGCCATTCTTATGACACCAGAACAAACCGTAAAACTGATCAATTTACTAAAGAACACACGCGAGAAGTTGAACCTGAGCGTCAACGAAGTCGCACGCCGGGCCGACGTCGATCCAGGCACCGTCTGGCGTATCGAGCAGGGCATGATCGCCAAGCCGCGGATGGAGAGCCTGGTGGCGATCGCCCGCGTGCTCGACATCAACACCGCCGACCTCTTCACCACGGTGGGCTGGTTGAACGCAGACGAACTGCCATCGCTCAGCACGTACCTTCGCGCCAAGTTCGGCGACTTATCCGATGCAGCCATCACCGACATCAAGCACTACGTCCATCGAACTCAATACGTCTACAGCCTCGCCGACAGTCACTCGCACACGGCCTCAGCCGCCGCGAGACTCTCGGGGAACCGCACCAACCGTCGTTCTCCTGACTCGCCGCCGTCCCGACCATCGAAGGAGAAATAA
- a CDS encoding antirestriction protein ArdA, whose amino-acid sequence MNETHHEPTQPEPQPDAETDHEAESNPSPAIYVASLADYNNGVLHGKWIDAAREPWEIQADINDILDSSRQPDAEEWAIHDYEQFGSWRVGEYDSIESISRIAKAIRQHGPAFASWLSIFDRLPEDFDNFRESYLGHYDSIEDYVEQMADDLGYAKEMDRLPEHLRHYVRIDFAAIARDMDLSGDITAVDNPTGGVWIFRAHL is encoded by the coding sequence ATGAATGAAACCCACCACGAACCAACCCAACCCGAGCCTCAGCCAGACGCTGAGACAGATCATGAGGCGGAATCGAATCCGTCTCCTGCCATTTACGTCGCCAGCCTGGCCGACTACAACAACGGCGTCCTCCACGGCAAATGGATCGACGCTGCACGCGAGCCCTGGGAGATCCAGGCCGACATCAACGACATCCTGGATAGCTCCCGTCAGCCCGACGCCGAAGAATGGGCAATCCACGACTACGAACAATTCGGCAGCTGGCGAGTCGGCGAATACGACTCAATCGAATCGATATCCCGAATCGCCAAAGCCATTCGCCAGCACGGCCCGGCCTTTGCGAGCTGGCTCAGCATATTTGACCGGCTCCCCGAGGACTTCGACAACTTCCGCGAGTCCTACCTCGGCCACTACGACTCGATCGAAGATTACGTCGAGCAGATGGCCGACGACCTCGGCTACGCCAAGGAAATGGACAGGCTTCCCGAGCACCTGCGCCACTACGTGCGTATCGACTTCGCAGCCATCGCACGCGATATGGACCTGTCAGGCGACATCACCGCTGTTGACAACCCGACCGGCGGGGTGTGGATTTTCCGCGCACACCTCTAG
- a CDS encoding DNA-methyltransferase produces the protein MSTPIALPRNHIILGDALDRLRQLPDASVDSVITSPPYFSLRDYGADGQLGLEGHVDQWVEELAAISEQVARVLVPTGTYWLNLGDTYSTHPSQGAKRKSLLMAPERVAIRLQKDGWIIRNKIIWAKPNPMPTSIRDRLNCTHEVIYVFAKQPKYFFDLDAIRVPHTSAIKAGSKKAHTAHRESWRGPNSMSGKGLHGMMASGRVGHPLGKNPGDVWTIAPGGYRSAHHAIYPLALAERMVAAGCPEARCTRCRLPWQRPVIRALGGTATRAALAPTCKCETDSEPGLVLDPFTGSGTTAVAAEKIRRDWLGIELNPEFANSAEARITAAREGPPATPAETSTPRTQPLLRQCHAAVPVNPSRAYRPQRTEEVAHVHTR, from the coding sequence ATGAGTACCCCAATCGCATTGCCGCGTAACCACATCATCCTCGGGGACGCCCTCGACCGGCTCCGACAACTCCCGGACGCCTCGGTCGACTCGGTGATCACCAGCCCGCCGTACTTCTCGCTCCGCGACTATGGCGCAGACGGTCAACTCGGTCTCGAAGGCCATGTCGATCAATGGGTCGAAGAGTTGGCCGCCATCAGTGAGCAGGTCGCCCGCGTCCTGGTGCCCACCGGCACTTACTGGCTCAACCTGGGTGACACCTATTCGACTCATCCGTCGCAGGGGGCGAAGCGAAAGAGCTTGCTGATGGCACCCGAACGGGTGGCAATACGGCTGCAGAAGGACGGCTGGATCATTCGCAACAAGATCATCTGGGCCAAGCCCAATCCCATGCCCACCAGCATCCGAGACCGGCTCAACTGCACCCACGAAGTCATCTACGTCTTCGCCAAGCAGCCGAAATACTTCTTCGACCTCGACGCCATCCGCGTCCCGCACACCTCAGCGATCAAGGCCGGATCAAAGAAAGCGCACACAGCGCACCGGGAATCGTGGCGCGGCCCCAACAGCATGTCCGGTAAGGGCCTGCACGGCATGATGGCCTCCGGCCGCGTCGGGCATCCGCTGGGCAAGAACCCCGGCGACGTCTGGACCATCGCACCGGGCGGCTATCGCAGCGCGCACCATGCCATCTACCCGCTGGCGCTCGCCGAACGCATGGTCGCCGCCGGCTGCCCAGAAGCCCGCTGCACCCGCTGCCGCCTGCCATGGCAACGACCCGTCATCCGGGCACTCGGTGGAACAGCGACTCGTGCCGCGCTCGCACCGACCTGCAAATGCGAGACCGACAGCGAACCCGGCTTGGTGCTCGATCCCTTCACGGGCAGCGGCACCACCGCCGTCGCCGCCGAGAAGATCCGACGCGACTGGCTCGGCATCGAACTCAACCCCGAGTTCGCGAACTCCGCCGAGGCACGCATCACCGCAGCCCGCGAGGGGCCGCCTGCCACACCAGCCGAGACCAGCACCCCTAGGACCCAGCCGCTGCTTCGTCAGTGTCATGCGGCCGTACCCGTAAACCCATCAAGGGCTTACCGGCCGCAGCGCACCGAGGAGGTCGCACATGTCCACACCCGATGA
- a CDS encoding replication-relaxation family protein: MNMQQPQPNASAPRPPIATPVASNGTTTSPLADDQSGPIPSANSGAPRGTTTPANTSIRQRISATGIDVIADQLSDRDHAILRSVDAHQFLTVHHIEALHFDPIAPAARSRITRLVLARLRELRVLGALDRRIGGTRAGSQGLIYHVGVAGDRLLARAVRRSARLRYEPSARFLNHRLAIADAHIALIQADQAQTIELVASAVEPVTWRTFTGLGASRRTLKPDLFAETATTDDLVHAWFIEIDLGTESIPTLLKKCREYEAYRQSGIEQDRHGAFPLVVWSITHPDPAKAARRRQALAEAIAADPRLPTQLFSIVAPDALLTVIQKGGAQ; encoded by the coding sequence ATGAACATGCAACAGCCGCAGCCAAATGCATCGGCGCCGCGCCCTCCGATCGCCACTCCGGTCGCATCGAACGGCACTACCACATCACCCCTGGCAGATGACCAATCTGGCCCGATACCGTCAGCGAATAGTGGTGCCCCACGGGGCACCACAACACCCGCCAACACGTCCATACGCCAACGCATCTCAGCCACTGGCATAGACGTCATCGCCGATCAACTATCCGATCGTGACCATGCCATCCTGCGGTCTGTCGACGCGCATCAATTCCTAACCGTCCATCACATCGAAGCCCTGCATTTCGATCCGATTGCCCCGGCCGCTCGCAGTCGCATCACCCGTCTCGTACTGGCCCGGCTCCGAGAGTTACGCGTACTCGGCGCCCTTGATCGCCGCATCGGCGGCACGCGAGCCGGATCACAGGGCTTGATCTACCACGTCGGCGTTGCCGGTGATCGACTGCTGGCACGTGCCGTCCGCCGAAGCGCGCGACTGCGATACGAGCCCTCGGCCCGTTTCCTTAACCATCGGCTGGCCATCGCCGATGCGCACATTGCGCTGATTCAAGCGGACCAGGCCCAAACGATCGAACTCGTTGCCAGTGCAGTCGAACCCGTCACCTGGCGGACCTTCACCGGCCTCGGCGCATCTCGTCGGACGCTCAAGCCTGATCTGTTCGCCGAAACCGCCACCACCGACGACCTGGTGCACGCCTGGTTCATCGAGATCGACCTTGGCACTGAGAGCATCCCAACACTGCTCAAGAAGTGTCGTGAGTACGAGGCCTATCGCCAGAGCGGCATCGAGCAGGACCGCCACGGCGCTTTCCCGCTCGTCGTCTGGTCGATCACCCATCCAGACCCAGCAAAGGCCGCACGGCGCCGCCAGGCGCTCGCAGAGGCCATCGCTGCCGACCCCCGATTACCAACCCAACTCTTCAGCATCGTCGCCCCTGACGCCTTGCTGACCGTCATCCAGAAAGGAGGTGCGCAATGA
- a CDS encoding type IV secretory system conjugative DNA transfer family protein, whose translation MTHTSDATVSAGSLVWQQLFWPQPLTEATAFGLLRHWAAQSHAPQLILEARADVTGVEYLIGSQLRHQAAVRRAVEQLVDGSIVTSFQAADRESIGTARRIQLSTNTRQLEPADAVASHRSILHALTAVRKGERLTLQITLGPRQHPKGVPAAPHWENQLLMSKLLNGIQADTRPGARQALAHKLGQHAFSATVRLGVEAATATRRKTLLLGLAAAIGTTESPDVRITLRQEKAERVNTPRASWSVFTPAQRLTVTEVARLSGWPIADHDEQYPGQPPLHPRPVQPSAQLRSGNRVVADASAPGAGGTTIGYDTTDALRHTWVIGPNGVGKSTLLLNLILQDLEADRPIVVIEPKDLIADLLARIPEKRRGDIVVLDPFDAAPVGINPLDAAHRHGRSPEVVADSLFGTFKSIWGDSLGPRSADILRNCLDLLARRDDATLVQLPLLLTNPGFRRRLTKGVMERDPFASGPFWQWFDSLSPEATATTIAPLSNKLRPLLSKPLRDVLAQQHPKFNVRQVLREKKVLLVPLQKGIIGPENAQLLGALVVAELWQAIRERAGTPEAGRDPVMVYIDEVQDYLRLPTGLGDALATARSLGAAFHLAHQYEKQLPPSMLDAFRNNARSRICFQLQAGDAKEMTAGQSVLTIEDFTRLPAHHVYASLVRDNAVQPWASGVTKPAPPPSADPSAIRSLVRERYGQPLADIEAGFTALIEGAADSDDSNSIGAPRRRRQP comes from the coding sequence ATGACCCACACGAGTGATGCCACCGTGTCGGCGGGTTCGCTGGTGTGGCAGCAACTGTTCTGGCCGCAGCCGCTCACAGAAGCGACCGCGTTCGGACTCTTGCGCCACTGGGCAGCGCAATCCCACGCACCGCAACTCATTCTGGAAGCGCGCGCCGATGTGACTGGCGTGGAATACCTGATCGGTAGTCAGCTCCGGCACCAAGCGGCCGTCCGCCGTGCTGTCGAGCAACTGGTCGACGGATCGATCGTCACCAGTTTCCAGGCCGCCGATCGCGAGTCCATCGGGACCGCGCGCCGAATCCAGTTGAGCACCAATACCCGTCAGCTAGAGCCCGCTGACGCGGTGGCATCACACCGCTCGATCCTGCACGCTCTGACCGCCGTGCGAAAGGGCGAGCGCCTGACGCTCCAGATCACTCTGGGCCCGCGTCAACATCCCAAGGGCGTCCCTGCCGCCCCGCACTGGGAGAACCAACTGCTGATGTCCAAGCTGCTCAACGGCATCCAGGCTGACACCCGACCCGGCGCCCGGCAAGCCCTGGCACACAAACTCGGACAACACGCCTTCTCGGCAACCGTGCGCCTCGGGGTCGAGGCAGCCACCGCCACCCGCCGCAAGACCTTGCTGCTCGGCCTGGCCGCCGCCATCGGCACCACCGAATCACCGGATGTCCGCATCACCTTGCGGCAGGAGAAGGCCGAACGGGTCAACACACCACGCGCCTCCTGGTCGGTGTTCACCCCGGCGCAGCGACTCACCGTGACCGAGGTCGCCCGCCTGTCCGGCTGGCCGATCGCCGACCACGACGAACAATATCCAGGCCAACCGCCGCTGCACCCGCGTCCGGTACAACCGAGCGCTCAATTGCGCTCTGGGAACCGGGTTGTGGCTGATGCCAGTGCACCTGGCGCTGGTGGCACGACGATCGGCTACGACACCACCGACGCCTTGCGCCATACCTGGGTCATCGGCCCAAACGGGGTAGGGAAGAGCACCCTGCTGCTCAACCTGATCCTGCAAGATCTTGAGGCCGACCGGCCGATCGTGGTTATCGAACCCAAGGACCTGATCGCCGATTTGCTGGCGCGCATCCCGGAGAAGCGGCGAGGCGACATTGTTGTCCTCGATCCCTTCGACGCGGCCCCGGTCGGCATCAATCCGCTCGATGCCGCCCACCGCCACGGCCGATCACCTGAGGTCGTCGCCGACAGCCTATTCGGCACCTTCAAATCGATCTGGGGCGACAGCCTCGGCCCCCGCTCAGCTGACATCCTGCGCAACTGCCTCGACCTGCTGGCCCGCCGCGACGACGCCACCCTCGTCCAATTGCCGCTGCTGCTCACCAATCCCGGCTTCCGCCGCCGCCTGACCAAGGGCGTCATGGAGCGCGACCCCTTTGCCTCCGGCCCCTTCTGGCAGTGGTTCGACAGCCTCTCCCCCGAGGCCACCGCCACCACCATCGCCCCACTGTCCAACAAACTGCGCCCGCTCCTCAGCAAGCCACTGAGAGACGTTCTTGCTCAGCAGCATCCGAAGTTCAACGTCCGCCAAGTGCTGCGCGAGAAGAAGGTGCTCCTGGTGCCACTCCAGAAGGGCATCATCGGACCGGAGAACGCCCAACTGCTCGGCGCGCTCGTCGTGGCAGAACTGTGGCAGGCCATCCGCGAACGGGCCGGAACTCCTGAAGCTGGCCGCGATCCGGTCATGGTCTACATCGACGAGGTACAGGACTACCTGCGCCTACCTACCGGCCTCGGCGACGCGCTGGCCACCGCCCGCAGCCTCGGCGCCGCATTCCACTTGGCGCACCAATACGAAAAGCAGCTGCCCCCAAGCATGCTGGACGCCTTCCGCAACAACGCCCGCTCCCGCATCTGCTTCCAGCTCCAAGCCGGTGATGCCAAAGAGATGACCGCCGGGCAATCCGTGCTGACGATCGAGGACTTCACCCGGCTACCCGCCCACCACGTCTACGCCAGCCTCGTCCGCGACAACGCCGTGCAGCCCTGGGCCTCCGGTGTCACCAAACCGGCACCCCCACCGAGCGCTGATCCGTCCGCGATTCGCAGCCTGGTGCGCGAGCGCTACGGCCAACCCCTGGCCGACATCGAAGCCGGCTTCACGGCCCTCATCGAGGGCGCGGCAGACAGCGACGACTCGAACAGCATCGGTGCACCAAGGCGAAGGAGGCAACCATGA
- a CDS encoding SGNH/GDSL hydrolase family protein: protein MARLPIPGQDSGTWGDILNEYLSQAHKTDGALKDNAVTANVLAPNSITNTAIADDAVNAASIANGSITEALLDGGVTTKLNQAAPTWSTLSGKPAVVAAGSDGVAARSAIDAIDPQTLATVSPARSRPLVRNRKNLARFETALATKANPVITVLGNSITYGVGADGSGSTTNGYYEPYRQYAWPVLLRKLLAARAGQLPCENFIGLSGLFGYAENPQNSAGTIQSVGPFGSLTVGGQNGGGIGLPSTSASIDIPASKAGRFTALDVLCWGTASGTAGYRPKVLIDNVEVYAGGTIATGNLDVIPITGLSDAAHKITLVGTGVSGCFVAGVVTRRSSGIIVNRIACPGARASDVSGAAYGFTTVQQQRNIDAAVTAGYSDLVVIQFTANEVYQQPSLSDFQTAVNSIITRATTGHGAACVLLLGDPMVTNEETAYAIKGSQYRAVLQSISDSNQYVAYADQNALFGDRTSGEAMGMWPSGTVHPALEGHRRMADFVRDILPGSLISSSVGGSSIDGTIDKVSAASAVAIPSVIAARDANGNLSADAFIPGSATTTPSGTTTTLTANDAEVQIFAGGSGNQTVVLPTTSVEKARHFRIINSNAATLIVQASDATSIGLIPIGQSLEVTALQATPTTYSHWNSAIGSGNGYTYRDTPVGGSIALRNASANLLADAFVPTKTSTASSAGTLTMNSDSTQVQEITGTAVHTVRLPNGGVTAGMDYRIINNSTGTVTVQSSGGNTITTVAAGSAVLFIAQIDLPTATANWR, encoded by the coding sequence ATGGCCCGGCTCCCGATTCCTGGCCAAGACAGCGGCACATGGGGCGACATCCTCAACGAGTACCTGTCTCAGGCGCACAAGACTGACGGCGCGTTGAAGGACAACGCGGTGACCGCGAATGTCCTTGCCCCAAATAGCATTACGAACACGGCGATTGCCGACGACGCGGTTAATGCTGCGAGCATTGCCAATGGATCGATTACCGAAGCACTGCTGGACGGCGGTGTAACGACCAAACTGAACCAGGCTGCACCGACATGGAGCACGCTCAGCGGCAAGCCTGCTGTTGTCGCGGCGGGATCGGACGGAGTCGCGGCGCGATCCGCCATCGATGCGATCGACCCTCAGACTTTGGCGACGGTCAGTCCTGCCCGGTCGCGACCGCTGGTGCGGAACCGGAAGAACTTGGCCCGGTTCGAGACAGCTTTGGCGACGAAAGCCAATCCGGTGATAACAGTGCTGGGCAACTCGATAACCTACGGCGTCGGCGCGGACGGCAGCGGGTCCACCACTAACGGATACTACGAGCCGTATCGACAGTACGCGTGGCCGGTGTTACTGCGGAAACTGTTGGCGGCCAGGGCGGGCCAGTTGCCATGCGAGAACTTCATCGGCCTGTCCGGATTGTTCGGCTACGCCGAGAACCCGCAGAACAGTGCAGGCACGATTCAGTCGGTAGGCCCATTCGGAAGCTTGACAGTCGGCGGACAGAACGGCGGCGGGATCGGTCTGCCTTCTACGTCGGCGAGTATCGACATCCCTGCGTCGAAGGCCGGCAGATTCACTGCCCTCGACGTGCTGTGTTGGGGCACCGCCTCGGGCACTGCCGGTTACAGGCCAAAGGTGCTCATTGACAACGTCGAGGTGTACGCCGGTGGCACGATCGCGACCGGCAACCTCGACGTCATCCCAATCACCGGCCTGTCGGACGCTGCACACAAGATCACCCTCGTCGGCACCGGCGTCAGCGGATGCTTTGTGGCCGGTGTCGTCACACGCCGATCATCGGGGATCATCGTCAACCGGATCGCTTGCCCCGGAGCGAGAGCGTCCGACGTGTCCGGTGCTGCTTACGGATTCACCACGGTGCAGCAGCAACGCAACATCGACGCCGCCGTCACCGCCGGATACTCCGACTTGGTGGTCATTCAATTCACCGCAAACGAGGTCTATCAGCAGCCTTCGCTGTCCGACTTTCAAACTGCGGTCAACAGCATCATCACCCGTGCTACCACCGGACACGGCGCGGCCTGCGTGCTCCTGCTCGGCGACCCGATGGTTACCAATGAGGAAACCGCCTATGCCATTAAAGGGTCGCAGTACCGCGCTGTACTGCAGTCGATCTCCGACTCCAATCAGTACGTCGCCTATGCGGATCAGAACGCACTGTTCGGGGATCGAACATCTGGTGAGGCCATGGGAATGTGGCCGTCCGGCACCGTTCACCCCGCCCTCGAGGGACATCGCCGGATGGCGGACTTCGTGCGCGACATCCTGCCTGGCAGCCTGATCAGCTCATCGGTCGGTGGGTCGAGCATCGACGGCACCATCGACAAGGTTAGTGCCGCATCAGCGGTGGCTATCCCGTCGGTGATCGCGGCCCGAGACGCTAACGGAAACCTGTCAGCCGATGCTTTTATCCCCGGCTCGGCGACGACGACCCCTTCCGGGACCACGACAACCCTGACTGCCAACGACGCCGAGGTGCAAATTTTCGCTGGAGGATCAGGCAATCAGACCGTGGTGCTGCCCACAACGAGCGTGGAGAAGGCCCGGCACTTCCGAATCATCAACTCCAATGCCGCAACGCTCATCGTCCAAGCATCGGATGCCACCTCGATCGGCCTGATTCCTATTGGGCAGAGTCTCGAAGTGACAGCGCTGCAAGCCACACCGACCACCTACAGCCACTGGAACAGTGCAATCGGTTCGGGCAACGGCTACACCTATCGGGATACCCCAGTGGGGGGATCAATCGCATTACGCAATGCGTCGGCGAACCTGTTGGCCGACGCGTTCGTGCCGACCAAGACGTCCACCGCGTCATCGGCGGGCACGTTGACGATGAATAGTGACTCAACGCAAGTGCAGGAGATCACCGGAACCGCCGTTCATACGGTGAGACTTCCAAATGGGGGAGTCACTGCCGGAATGGACTACCGCATCATCAACAACTCCACCGGCACTGTGACCGTGCAGTCATCCGGTGGAAACACAATCACTACCGTGGCCGCCGGATCGGCTGTGTTGTTCATAGCGCAGATCGATCTCCCGACTGCCACCGCCAACTGGCGTTAG
- a CDS encoding IS3 family transposase (programmed frameshift) — MPKPYPREFRDDVVRVARNRDDGVTIEAIATDFGVHPMTLHKWLRQADIDEGAKPGRSTGESGELRDARRRIKLLEQENEVLRRAAAYLSQANLPKRLYPLVAELAADGIPVAVTCRVLKLTRQPYYRWLAKPVTDAEIVEAYRANALFDAHRDDPEFGYRYLVEEASDAGEPMAQRTGWRICTQNRWWSVFGKKRGKNGKVGPPVHDDLVERDFTADAPNQLWLTDITEHRTGEGKLYLCAVKDVFSNRIVGYSIDSRMKSRLATAALSSAVARRGEVAGCILHSDRGSQFRSRRFVRTLGRYDMVGSMGRVGAAGDNAAMESFFSLLQKNVLDRRYWATREELRIAIVTWIERTYHRRRRQTGLGRLTPIEYEAIMTTPASQAA, encoded by the exons GTGCCCAAGCCCTACCCTCGCGAGTTCCGTGACGATGTCGTCCGGGTCGCTCGCAACCGCGACGACGGTGTGACGATCGAGGCGATCGCCACCGATTTCGGGGTCCACCCGATGACGCTGCACAAATGGCTACGCCAAGCCGATATCGACGAGGGCGCCAAACCCGGCAGAAGTACCGGCGAGTCCGGTGAGCTGCGGGATGCGCGGCGTCGGATCAAGCTCCTCGAGCAGGAGAACGAGGTCCTGCGCCGGGCTGCGGCCTATCTGTCGCAGGCCAATCTGCCG AAAAGGCTCTACCCGCTCGTAGCTGAGCTCGCCGCCGACGGGATCCCCGTCGCGGTGACGTGCCGGGTACTCAAGCTCACCCGCCAGCCCTATTACCGCTGGCTGGCCAAACCGGTGACCGATGCCGAGATCGTCGAGGCCTACCGCGCCAACGCCCTGTTCGACGCTCATCGCGATGACCCGGAGTTCGGATACCGCTACCTGGTCGAAGAGGCATCCGATGCCGGCGAGCCGATGGCGCAGCGCACTGGTTGGCGAATCTGCACCCAGAACCGGTGGTGGAGTGTGTTCGGTAAGAAACGCGGTAAGAACGGCAAGGTCGGGCCACCGGTGCATGACGACCTTGTCGAGCGGGACTTCACTGCTGATGCACCAAATCAGCTGTGGCTCACCGATATCACTGAACATCGCACCGGCGAGGGGAAGCTCTACCTGTGTGCGGTCAAGGACGTGTTCTCCAACCGGATCGTGGGCTACAGCATCGACTCGCGGATGAAGTCCAGATTGGCCACCGCCGCGCTCAGTAGTGCGGTGGCACGCCGTGGCGAGGTGGCCGGCTGCATTCTGCATTCCGATCGTGGATCTCAGTTCAGGTCAAGAAGATTCGTCCGTACTCTGGGCCGCTACGATATGGTTGGGTCGATGGGCCGTGTCGGAGCGGCCGGCGACAATGCGGCCATGGAGAGTTTCTTCAGCCTGCTGCAGAAGAACGTCTTGGACCGTCGCTATTGGGCTACGCGCGAGGAACTGCGGATCGCGATCGTCACCTGGATCGAGCGGACCTACCATCGTCGCCGACGACAGACCGGCCTCGGGCGGTTGACCCCGATCGAATACGAAGCAATCATGACCACACCGGCCAGTCAGGCCGCGTGA
- a CDS encoding type I restriction-modification system subunit M: protein MAPVTKEAQRAELHKTIWRIANDLRGAVDGWDFKTYVLGMLFYRFISENLTAYLNEQERAAGQTNFDYAALGNPDAEFGREETVKEKGFYILPSELFVNVRKRAAKDENLNETLQKVFKNIEGSAVGTDSEDDLKGLFDDLDVNSAKLGNTVAKRNEKLVKLLDAIGDLNLGEFNDHAIDSFGDAYEYLMTMYASSAGKSGGEFFTPQEVSELLARITVVGKKSVNKVYDPACGSGSLLLKFAKVLGKDNVRQGFFGQEINLTTYNLARINMFLHDINFEKFDIVHGDTLTDPLHWDDEPFEAIVSNPPYSIRWAGDGDPLLINDPRFAPAGVLAPKSKADLAFTMHMLSWLAVNGTAAVVQFPGALYRGGAEQKIRQYLVDNNYVDAVIQLPPDLFFGTTIATCILVLKKSKKATDVLFIDASAEFQRLGKKNKLIAASQKKILDAYASREGIDHFAKVVAYKDIKVNGYNLSVSSYVEARDTSEVIDITALNAEIAEIVLRQSKLREEIDVIVAELEGAS from the coding sequence ATGGCTCCTGTAACGAAGGAGGCTCAGCGCGCTGAACTCCACAAGACGATTTGGCGAATCGCGAACGATCTGCGTGGCGCCGTCGACGGCTGGGACTTCAAGACATACGTGCTCGGCATGCTGTTCTATCGGTTCATCTCCGAGAACCTCACTGCGTACCTGAACGAGCAGGAACGCGCAGCCGGTCAAACTAACTTCGACTACGCAGCCCTTGGTAACCCAGACGCAGAGTTCGGCCGCGAGGAGACGGTCAAGGAGAAGGGCTTCTACATCCTCCCGAGCGAGCTGTTCGTCAACGTCCGCAAGCGGGCCGCCAAAGACGAAAACCTGAACGAGACGCTCCAGAAGGTCTTCAAGAACATCGAAGGTTCGGCCGTTGGGACGGACAGTGAAGACGACCTAAAGGGTCTGTTCGATGATCTGGACGTCAACAGCGCCAAGCTAGGGAATACGGTCGCCAAGCGCAACGAGAAACTCGTGAAGCTGCTCGACGCCATCGGTGACCTGAATCTGGGCGAGTTTAACGACCACGCGATCGACTCGTTCGGTGATGCCTACGAGTACCTCATGACGATGTATGCGTCGAGCGCTGGCAAGTCCGGTGGCGAGTTCTTCACACCCCAAGAGGTTTCGGAACTACTGGCGCGAATCACGGTGGTTGGCAAGAAGTCGGTTAACAAGGTGTACGACCCCGCCTGCGGATCGGGTTCGCTGCTGTTGAAGTTCGCGAAGGTGCTTGGCAAAGACAATGTCCGCCAAGGCTTTTTCGGTCAGGAGATCAACCTGACCACCTACAATCTCGCGCGCATCAACATGTTCCTGCACGACATCAACTTTGAAAAGTTTGACATCGTGCATGGCGACACCCTCACTGATCCGCTGCACTGGGATGATGAGCCGTTCGAAGCGATCGTCTCTAATCCGCCGTACTCGATCAGATGGGCGGGCGACGGCGACCCGCTGTTGATCAACGACCCGCGATTCGCGCCCGCTGGTGTGCTTGCGCCAAAGTCGAAGGCCGACCTCGCCTTTACGATGCACATGCTGTCATGGCTGGCTGTGAACGGCACAGCTGCGGTCGTTCAGTTCCCTGGTGCCCTTTACCGCGGCGGTGCGGAGCAGAAAATTCGCCAGTACCTCGTCGACAACAACTACGTGGATGCTGTGATTCAGCTTCCGCCTGACCTCTTCTTCGGCACAACCATCGCGACGTGCATCTTGGTGCTGAAAAAGTCGAAGAAGGCGACAGACGTCCTGTTCATTGATGCCTCGGCAGAGTTCCAACGACTTGGCAAGAAGAACAAGCTGATCGCTGCCAGTCAGAAGAAGATTTTGGATGCCTACGCGAGTCGCGAAGGCATCGATCACTTCGCCAAAGTCGTTGCTTACAAAGACATCAAGGTCAATGGCTACAACTTATCGGTGTCGTCGTACGTTGAGGCCAGGGACACGTCGGAGGTGATCGACATCACCGCGCTGAATGCAGAGATTGCGGAAATCGTTTTGCGACAATCGAAACTACGCGAGGAGATCGACGTGATTGTCGCTGAACTCGAGGGCGCGTCGTGA